The following are from one region of the Acanthopagrus latus isolate v.2019 chromosome 2, fAcaLat1.1, whole genome shotgun sequence genome:
- the six5 gene encoding homeobox protein SIX5, with product MASLSLESTEQSENSPEEPTATEPKDEKEDPVQLSEQLLQSFQKSALSFSTDQVSCLCEALLQAGNVDRLWRFLSTIPPSSELLRGNETLLKAQALVAFHREEFKELYAILESYAFHPSNHGFLQDLYLKARYKEAERSRGRSLGAVDKYRLRKKFPLPKTIWDGEETVYCFKEKSRNALKECYKSNRYPTPDEKKNLAKVTGLSLTQVSNWFKNRRQRDRTPSGTHSKSESDGNHSTDDEVSPMDDAPEKPEEAPGSAASIISLSAVPCSTGGQLILNGSGGFLTAPQSLLLNGNSLISSNGTGVIINGLSLGDCQTVTLSPVGTNSPLILNGAQVITKPSVGVQQAVSVVEREVSSMEAKRSSLPAVVLSTNSTTVSNPPSIISLPLQTKTHGNNAMDFISVPDSEGSSQTVSSSSSSLSPSSPTLSSPTSLPSLVLTQNTQESLTLPASMSAAGVVVSNSAVSLSSQQGEYVVFANSGSQLNTCSSVVSSTNSTPQVFSLPQVVPSIQGIPVSQLVQHSSGAQVSQCPQLVPVSPLTSPAPQFQSQIVNTGSRLVQQQQDASTSLPEGATTIVSISQLNNHLSQRTAHQLGEQTTNSTSAKIQVPQVISISSPTQVVPVPQTKGTTPAQLVPLSMPQLVPVSPIQTSSTISFPQVVPASPSLSIPSAGVPLQILTSGPAGAGVAQGPLRINQLRPIQSVGPPTSMAPGMQLLNSGIIQLPSAPPGNLLLGGSPYLSVQQGKLILTIPAGIQLTSLPLKPVPEASPISTNGVSPILTTSTPSVASQPSTTSTLTPVGLTSSPLNFINSSPPYCAPEAGSPAVPSPHTLDHSVTLTTPNTLTPESMLTLSPMYSGVTPSTQLSQPAWSPVPLSTSASLTLFDVRGKGDLPVDPGLLGLPGGESLLLGSPSPEQDVEVNSALGNPAEMDGDSKILTQLQSVPVDDELGL from the exons ATGGCTTCCTTGTCTTTGGAGTCTACAGAACAATCTGAAAACAGCCCTGAGGAGCCAACGGCAACGGAGCCCAAAGACGAGAAAGAGGACCCGGTCCAACTTTCGGAGCAATTACTCCAAAGTTTCCAGAAGTCGGCACTGAGTTTTTCCACTGACCAAGTATCATGTCTGTGCGAGGCCCTCCTGCAGGCGGGCAATGTGGATCGCCTGTGGAGATTTCTATCCACCATACCTCCTTCGTCCGAGCTGCTACGTGGCAACGAGACCCTGCTGAAGGCCCAGGCACTGGTGGCTTTCCATCGGGAAGAATTCAAGGAGCTGTACGCCATCCTGGAGAGCTACGCCTTCCACCCGTCTAACCATGGGTTCCTGCAGGACCTGTACCTGAAAGCCCGCTACAAGGAGGCGGAGAGGTCCCGGGGCCGCAGCCTGGGCGCAGTGGACAAGTACCGGCTCAGGAAGAAGTTCCCCCTGCCCAAGACGATCTGGGACGGAGAGGAGACCGTGTACTGCTTCAAGGAGAAGTCTCGGAACGCCTTGAAGGAGTGCTACAAGAGCAACAGGTACCCGACTCCCGACGAGAAGAAAAACCTGGCCAAAGTGACCGGACTGTCCCTCACACAGGTGAGCAACTGGTTCAAGAACCGCAGGCAGAGGGACAGGACCCCGTCCGGGACCCACAGCAAAAG TGAGTCCGATGGGAACCACAGCACTGATGACGAGGTGAGCCCCATGGACGACGCCCCTGAAAAACCAGAGGAGGCTCCCGGCTCGGCAGCGTCCATCATCTCCCTGTCTGCCGTCCCCTGTAGCACAGGTGGCCAGCTCATCCTCAACGGGTCCGGCGGCTTCCTCACTGCTCCTCAGTCATTACTTCTTAATGGAAATTCCCTGATCTCCAGTAATGGCACTGGTGTTATAATTAACGGGCTAAGCTTGGGCGATTGCCAGACAGTCACACTGAGTCCTGTTGGGACCAACTCTCCTTTGATACTGAATGGTGCTCAGGTAATAACCAAACCTAGCGTCGGTGTGCAGCAAGCCGTTTCTGTAGTGGAGCGGGAGGTTTCATCCATGGAGGCCAAGAGGAGCAGTCTGCCTGCAGTCGTTCTGAGCACCAACTCCACAACAGTGTCAAACCCTCCATCCatcatctctcttcctctgcaaaCCAAGACCCACGGCAACAATGCAATGGATTTCATAAGTGTTCCTGATTCAGAGGGCAGCAGCCAGACAgtatcttcctcttcttcatctttatcCCCCTCCTCACCAACTCTGTCCTCTCCTACCAGTCTCCCCTCActtgttttaacacaaaacaccCAGGAGTCCCTCACCCTCCCGGCTTCCATGTCAGCTGCAGGCGTGGTCGTCTCAAATTCTGCGGTGTCTCTCTCCAGTCAGCAAGGGGAGTATGTTGTCTTTGCCAACTCTGGCTCCCAGTTAAACACCTGCAGCTCCGTGGTTTCTTCCACCAACTCCACCCCTCAGGTCTTCTCTCTGCCCCAGGTTGTGCCTTCCATCCAGGGTATACCAGTTTCCCAGTTGGTCCAGCACTCTTCAGGAGCCCAGGTGTCCCAGTGCCCTCAGCTGGTCCCAGTATCCCCACTCACATCGCCGGCTCCTCAGTTCCAAAGCCAGATAGTGAACACAGGCTCCAggctggtgcagcagcagcaggatgccTCAACAAGTCTGCCTGAAGGTGCTACAACCATAGTCTCCATCTCACAGCTGAACAATCACCTCTCGCAGCGAACGGCACACCAGCTGGGGGAACAAACCACAAACTCCACATCTGCCAAAATCCAGGTCCCGCAAGTTATATCCATCTCCTCCCCAACACAAGTAGTCCCCGTCCCCCAAACCAAAGGCACCACACCGGCTCAGCTAGTCCCCCTCTCCATGCCTCAGCTGGTCCCCGTCTCCCCCATCCAAACTTCGTCCACCATCTCATTCCCACAAGTAGTACCTGCCAGTCcttccctctccatcccctccGCTGGAGTGCCCTTACAGATCCTGACATCAGGTCCTGCAGGGGCAGGCGTCGCACAGGGCCCCCTCAGGATAAACCAGCTGAGGCCCATTCAGAGTGTGGGTCCCCCAACCAGCATGGCCCCTGGTATGCAGCTCCTCAACTCTGGGATCATTCAGctgccctctgctcctccag GTAACCTCCTCCTCGGTGGAAGCCCCTACCTGAGTGTCCAGCAGGGCAAGCTGATTCTGACCATCCCGGCAGGCATCCAGCTCACCAGTTTACCCCTTAAACCAGTCCCGGAGGCTTCACCCATCTCCACTAATGGAGTGAGTCCCATTCTCACCACCTCCACTCCTTCTGTTGCCTCCCAGCCTTCAACCACCTCCACCCTGACCCCCGTCGGCCTCACATCGTCTCCATTAAACTTCATCAACTCATCTCCGCCGTACTGTGCTCCAGAGGCTGGGTCACCCGCTGTCCCTTCTCCTCATACGCTGGACCATTCAGTCACCCTGACAACGCCGAATACCCTCACCCCAGAAAGTATGCTTACCCTCAGTCCCATGTACAGTGGAGTGACACCCAGCACCCAGCTGTCCCAACCAGCCTGGAGCCCTGTGCCCCTCTCCACTTCAGCTAGTCTAACTCTGTTTGATGTCCGTGGCAAGGGGGACCTGCCGGTAGACCCCGGTTTGTTGGGCCTACCTGGAGGAGAGTCGCTGCTCTTGGGAAGCCCTTCGCCGGAGCAGGATGTGGAGGTCAACTCGGCACTCGGGAATCCAGCAGAGATGGATGGGGACTCTAAGATTCTTACTCAGCTCCAGTCTGTCCCTGTGGATGACGAGCTGGGCTTGTAG
- the tbcb gene encoding tubulin-folding cofactor B, whose translation MEVVTNPTVNVRLTSTLSSFEVQRRFNRGISIAELKAKLEMVVGTSASTMDLELFSVTDKFLQKMDDNDALLGSYAVDDDSRIHVTDRSGGKLGEFDDVSKVEKFEISHEAYEKRTDSARSFMKKHRVGHFNEEEMAKKKAEQAARQEEQKAAADAISVGSRCKVQVPGQPTKLGTVMYVGTTDFKPGYWVGVKYDEPLGKHNGIVEGKQYFECEDKYGGFVKPLNVTVGDFPEEDYGLDEM comes from the exons ATGGAAGTAGTAACCAATCCGACTGTGAATGTGCGCCTCACAAGCACCCTGTCTTCCTTTGAGGTGCAGCGCAGGTTCAACAGAGGGATCAGTATAGCAGAGCTGAAG GCAAAGTTGGAGATGGTTGTAGGCACATCTGCTTCCACCATGGACCTGGAATTGTTCAGTGTCACTGACAAATTCCTGCAGAAAATGGACGACAATGATGCTTTGCTGGGTTCCTATGCTGTGGATGATGACTCCAGAATACAC GTTACTGATAGAAGTGGAGGGAAGCTGGGCGAGTTCGATGATGTTTCCAAAGTGGAGAAGTTTGAAATCTCACATGAAGCTTATGAAAAGAGGACAG ATTCAGCCCGATCATTCATGAAGAAACATCGTGTTGGCCACTTCAACGAGGAAGAAATGGCCAAGAAGAAAGCTGAGCAAGCTGCTCGACAGGAGGAACAgaaggctgctgctgatgccaTTTCTGTTGGCAGCAGATGTAAAGTGCAGGTCCCTGGGCAACCAACAAAGCTTGGCACAGTCATGTATGTTG GTACCACGGATTTCAAGCCAGGCTACTGGGTAGGAGTGAAGTACGATGAGCCCCTGGGAAAGCACAATGGAAT TGTGGAAGGGAAGCAATACTTTGAATGTGAGGACAAATATGGTGGATTTGTGAAGCCCCTAAATGTGACTGTGGGAGACTTTCCTGAGGAGGATTATGGTTTAGATGAGATGTAG
- the clptm1 gene encoding cleft lip and palate transmembrane protein 1 homolog gives MATQESEATKATVSNGEVSSNGTAATTDDQTVQAAGNAQDPQQQQQQAPNAWQVIKGVLFRIFIIWAISSWFRRGPSTPDPSTPAGAPSRNLFPKETLMDMYVYVSQDEVFSDFNNTEALFWFHRDLVYGDWTTGENGDGCYEHHKEMEIPETVQQNGSLYMHVYFTKSGFHPDPKRKGQYRRLATVHATRMLNKFKRRKFQKTKNLLTGETEADPEMIKRAESHGPVEIISHWHPNLTINMVDDHTAWVKGSVPPPLDQHVKFDAVSGDYYPIVYFNDYWNLQKDYYPINDTLKTLPLRLSYCPLSLWRWQLYAAQNARSPWNFLPEDTYEQSDEDQDSVKVALLETNPYLLGLTIVVSIVHSIFEFLAFKNDIQFWNSRQSLEGLSVRSIIFGVFQSLVVLLYILDNETNFVVQVSVFIGLLIDLWKITKVMDVRLDRENKIAGVLPRLVFKDKSTYVQSSTKIYDDMAFRYLSWLLYPLFGCYAIYSLLYVEHKGWYSWVLSMLYGFLLTFGFITMTPQLFINYKMKSVAHLPWRMLTYKALNTFIDDLFAFVIKMPMMYRIGCLRDDVVFFIYLYQRWIYRVDPNRVNEFGTSGVDLNQDNTAAVDAAPNAAAAAVTDKPEGEKKND, from the exons ATGGCGACGCAGGAGAGCGAAGCAACTAAAGCTACCGTGAGCAACGGCGAG GTGAGCAGCAACGGAACTGCTGCAACAACAGATGACCAGACTGTGCAGGCAGCTGGAAATGCACAggatcctcagcagcagcagcaacaagcacCTAATGCATGGCAGGTCATTAAAGGAGTGCTCTTCAg AATCTTCATAATCTGGGCAATCAGCAGCTGGTTCCGTCGAGGGCCGTCCACTCCCGACCCCAGCACACCAGCCGGGGCACCGAGCAGGAACTTATTCCCCAAGGAGACCCTCATG gacatgtatgtgtatgtgtcccAGGATGAGGTGTTCTCTGACTTCAACAACACAGAAGCCCTGTTCTGGTTCCACAGAGACCTGGTCTATGGAGACTGGACCACGGGGGAGAACGGAGATGGCTGTTATGAGCACCATAAGGAGATGGAGATCCCAGAG ACGGTGCAACAGAACGGTTCCTTGTACATGCACGTCTACTTCACTAAAAGTGGATTCCACCCAGACCCCAAACGCAAGGGGCAGTATCGCAGGCTGGCAACCGTTCATGCAACACGAA TGCTGAATAAATTCAAGCGAAGAAAATTTCAGAAGACCAAGAATCTGCTAACGGGAGAGACGGAAGCAGATCCCGAAATGATCAAG AGGGCAGAGAGCCATGGTCCAGTGGAGATCATCTCTCATTGGCACCCCAACCTTACCATCAACATGGTAGATGACCACACTGCTTGGGTCAAAGGCTCTGTGCCCCCTCCTCTAGACCAGC ATGTTAAGTTCGATGCAGTAAGTGGCGACTACTATCCCATTGTGTACTTCAACGATTACTGGAACCTTCAGAAGGACTACTATCCCATCAATGACACCCTGAAAACACTCCCGCTGCGCCTCTCCTACTGCCCGCTGTCCTTGTGGCGTTGGCAGCTGTATGCTGCCCAAAATGCACGCTCACCATGGAACTTCCTCCCTGAGGACACCTATGAGCAGTCTGATGAAGATCAAGACTCTGTCAAG GTGGCCCTTCTGGAAACCAACCCATACCTTCTGGGTCTCACCATTGTTGTCTCCATCGTGCACAGCATCTTCGAGTTTCTTGCTTTCAAGAATG acatTCAGTTCTGGAACAGCAGACAGTCTCTAGAAGGCCTTTCGGTGCGCTCCATCATCTTTGGAGTTTTCCAGTCTCTGGTGGTGCTGCTCTATATTCTGGACAATGAGACCAACTTTGTGGTGCAGGTCAGCGTCTTCATCGGCCTCCTTATTGACCTGTGGAAAATCACTAAGGTCATGGACGTCAGG TTGGACAGAGAGAACAAAATCGCAGGAGTACTCCCAAGATTGGTATTTAAAGACAAGTCAACATATGTGCAGTCTTCAACCAAAATCTACGACGAt ATGGCCTTCAGGTACTTGTCGTGGCTGCTCTACCCTCTGTTTGGCTGCTATGCCATCTACAGTTTATTGTATGTAGAGCACAAAGGCTGGTACTCATGGGTACTCAGCATGCTCTATGGCTTCTTGTTAACCTTTG GTTTCATTACAATGACGCCGCAGCTATTCATCAACTACAAAATGAAGTCTGTGGCCCACCTCCCGTGGAGGATGCTCACCTACAAGGCTCTCAATACCTTTATTGATGACCTGTTTGCCTTCGTCATCAAGATGCCCATGATGTACAGGATAGGATGCCTCAGAGACG ATGTGGTCTTCTTCATCTACCTTTACCAGCGCTGGATCTATCGGGTTGATCCCAACAGGGTCAATGAGTTTGGCACTAGTGGAGTAGACCTCAACCAggacaacacagcagcagtagaCGCTGCTCCCAACGCAGCAGCCGCCGCCGTCACAGACAAACcagagggggagaagaagaacGATTAA